Proteins encoded together in one Rhipicephalus sanguineus isolate Rsan-2018 chromosome 9, BIME_Rsan_1.4, whole genome shotgun sequence window:
- the LOC119405250 gene encoding UDP-N-acetylglucosamine/UDP-glucose/GDP-mannose transporter produces MDDPLVTRISPRAKVLSALFYGIVSFLIIIINKIVLTTYGFPSPHFLGVGQMLITITLIWALRQAGFIDFPKISLATCAKILPLPLFFGANLVCGLGGTQKISLPMFTALRRFSILMTMIGEYLVLRKRPQTGVVISVFAMVGGAMIAACKDLSFDVGGYTLVLLNDFFTAANIICVRKVVDAKDLTNYELLFYNALLMVAPLAFLSWAVGDLTMALEFPRWLEPGFLGAFLCSCLMGFMIMYATVLCTAYNSALTTTIIGCLKNIMTTYVGMYVGGDYIFNLSNFVGLNISVAGSLLYSYLTFIQKQGNQQMPTTQSK; encoded by the exons ATGGACGATCCGCTTGTAACCCGCATCAGCCCTCGGGCCAAGGTGCTTTCTGCTCTCTTCTACGGCATCGTCTCGTTTCTCATCATTATTATCAACAAAATCGTGCTCACTACCTACGG GTTTCCTTCGCCGCATTTCTTGGGGGTCGGACAG ATGCTTATCACCATTACCCTGATATGGGCATTAAGGCAAGCAGGGTTTATAGATTTCCCAAAAATATCACTGGCCACGTGTGCCAAG atacTGCCGCTTCCCTTATTCTTTGGAGCCAATCTAGTGTGCGGCTTAGGAGGCACACAAAAAATTAG CTTGCCAATGTTCACGGCATTACGTAGATTCTCCATTCTCATGACTATGATCGGGGAATACTTAGTGCTGAG GAAAAGGCCTCAGACAGGCGTCGTGATCTCTGTGtttgccatggtgggaggtgcaATGATTGCTGCATG CAAAGACCTCTCCTTCGATGTTGGCGGCTACACACTAGTCCTGCTCAATGATTTCTTCACTGCGGCCAACATCATATGCGTTCGCAAGGTTGTCGACGCCAAG GACCTGACCAATTACGAGCTGCTCTTCTACAATGCCTTGCTCATGGTGGCGCCCCTGGCTTTTCTGTCCTGGGCCGTTGGTGACTTGACAATG gcgttgGAGTTCCCACGATGGCTGGAGCCTGGCTTTCTCGGTGCCTTTCTCTGCTCCTGTCTCATGGGCTTCATGATCATGTACGCCACGGTGTTATGTACGGCGTACAACTCTGCcctcaccaccaccatcatcggCTGCCTAAAG aACATAATGACCACATATGTTGGAATGTACGTTGGTGGTGACTACATCTTCAACCTTTCCAACTTTGTGGGCCTCAACATTAG CGTTGCGGGAAGCCTGCTGTATTCCTATCTCACCTTCATTCAGAAGCAGGGCAACCAGCAGATGCCAACGACACAGTCAAA